AATAAAAGcctatttttaattgattttagaaccctatgttttgattttaattgCTCTGCAGTGGCTAAGAGGACCTCGGTTTTCGATGACCCTACCATGGAAATCCAAGAGCTTACGGGGGTAATTAAGCAAGATATCACTGCGTTAAACTCTGCGGTTGTGGATCTTCAATTGCTTTGCAACTCAAGGAACACGAATGGGAACGCTTCCACCGACACCACTATGCATTCAACAACGGTGGTTGATGACCTCAAGACGCGGCTGATGGGCGCCACTAAAGAGTTTAAAGATGTTCTCACCATGCGAACTGAGGTACTGTGCTGTGTTTGCGTTGTCGTACTTCTCTGTGTTTTTTCTCTAATTGCGGACGACACTGATGCGATGCTGATGTTTTTGTGAAGAACTTGAAAGGGCACGAGAATAGAAGACAGCTGTTTTCGGCCTCTGGTTCTAAGGATTCTGCAAATCCTTTTGTCCGGCAACGGCCGTTGGCTACCAGATCGGCTGCTAGTAGTTCTAATGCCCCTGCTCCACCATGGGCTAGTGGATCATCTTCATCTCAGTTGTTTGCTAAGTAAGTTATGCTTCCTCACCTGTCCCTTTTTACTTGTGTTGCTTGTGCAATAGTATGTGGTAAAGTAAGGGGCATAACAAAGATAAAAACGTGCTAAAACGAAGAAAGTGTTTGATCTGAATTGAATAGATAAAAATTGTGCATGAGCGGATGGTGGGGAATGGCGGAAAGCCACCATATCATATTGCAGATAACATGAAAGTATCGCTGGCAAATAGCAGAATTTGCATAACTGTTTTACGAAATCAATCATATCTATAAAAAATTGTTGTATGCAAATAACAACAGGCTTCATAAAAATGGTACAATATTAACTCAGAATGTTCAATTGTTAAAGATATAATCATGACTGAAACATTAAACAGAGTGGGGATCTGGGACTGGACGAGGGTGTAACATGTAGTTCTACTTCCTGGCCTCTAAGCCGCTGTGGCAGTTGAAACCATGGTACCCATTGTGGTTGCCTGAGCCGTTTTTTCAGATGCTGCGCAGTGGAGTTCCAATCGTGGATCAGTGCATTTCTGCAATGTCATAGTGATGCTACAGTAGCTATTAACACCACCGATAGGAAGACAAGAAATTTGTACTTGGTTGTGAAAACAGTCATGTTTACTTCAATTATGCAAGATAAAAGCAAATATAACAGAATGCAAAgcatataaaaaattgaaactttttaaaCTATGGTTGACCTCACAAAACTGAATTGGTAAGATAAGATCTACATCTACTTATTATAACTTTGTGATATCTCTAATTGATATGAAATCTTTAACAAGCCTCCTCACACTAAGACTAAACATCTCGAGTGTGGGAATAATAGGAGATCAGATAGTAGATGGCACATTAGGTCCAACAAACTTCATTAAGATAAACTTTGATAGCATCTTATAAAATAGgctttaattctaatttaatctCACAAAATCAACTTGAAATAAGGTTTAtatctacttatatattatagtgTTATCAAATATTTAGTTGATGTGAGATCTTCAACGCAATTCAAATGACATTGATTGTATCGTCTCATTAGGAGCAATACCATTTACCTGACAATCTTctcttataatatataattaggtATCTCTAGACCATTACCCCCTCTCAACTATTGGATTCTATCATGAATCTCCCAAAGTATTAgttgtaagatttttttttcataccaATGTTCCGTACCTTCCAAATTCAATATCTCATAATTGAATGTCTggaacaattttaaaaatatctcatAAATATGATAgtttaattttcaattcaaatacCCATAAGTAAAGCTAACTAGGGACCTTCATGCCAAAAGGTTTCTTGCTTGTGGTGCGAAAGTATGAGAGAGGATCATTGTATGCAACATTATCCTTGCagattcaaattcaaacttgtGACCAACTGATCACTAAGGTGCAACTTTTCCATTGTGTTAGGGCTCACCCTCTTTAAGAGACCCATAACATAAAAACACGAGtgattatatgaaatataaaagttttGTCCGCGATGCATAACATACTAGACATAAAGATAAATGAATATAGTAATCGCAAAAACTACGACATCTTTTCTCTTCTATTAGTATCTGCTCAGtaatataaatagaaacttAACCACTTTATAACAAACAGGATAGTGTGATGAGAAACCTTGGAGACTTACACCACAAAAATTAGCAGTCTTAGTCAGTGAGCCTGAGCCCAAGGCCTTATAAACCCCATACCAGAATTCCATCCATTTGGATCTTAAGTACAAAACCTTTTCAATTAGAAGTTGAAATGTTAAGAATGACCCACAAAAATGTTGAGCCTGGTTCTAGCTGAGAAGCGAGAACTACGGTTACAAGGCACAATTTGGACCCTTGTTTGAACAGTGGTCACTATTATTATGCTCCAATATCAAGGCTGTTTTTGGTCATGACGAATCATATCTGAAACTATGATCTCACACAATTTTCTGGTGGGCCTTTTGAACCTGCAGAAAACAGGTTGATGGGGAGAGTCAACCGTTGCTGCAACAGCAGCAACAAGAGGTAGCCCCATTGCAAGATAGCTACATGCAAAGCAGAGCTGAAGCTCTTCAGAATGTTGAGTCCACTATTCACGAGCTTAGCAACATCTTTAATCAGCTAGCAACACTTGTTTCCCAACAGGGAGAAGTTGCCATCAGGTTTTTATATTTCTCACTCATGCATTGTATAGATGCATATTTATTGTCCTTTGTTGctttatttaaattgatatatGATTATATTGAAATTACAAGCTTACTTATTTATTTGTCCATTATGATCAAGTGAGCCTGTCTGTTATATTGACTTGACACTGATAAATTTGGCTTTTGACTTTTAACTTATAATATTCTTTGTAGCAAAGCATCACTTTGTTTTAAAGTATATTGGCTTTCAGATATATGTAGGAATGGatattataaactaattattgTTTTTCCTTATTAAACCTGTAACGAGTTTTGTTATGATGATATGTTCTGGTGAAAGAGCTACAGGAAGTGAAagctttgttttcatttttaggaCTGTTCCATCTTATGCGTGGATCTGTCTTTGATTGCATTCTCCTGATTTTGATGCTGCTGTTTTATTAAATTCTtaatctatgtttttttttctattaaagaaaaaatgatgaGCAGAAAAGTAGAAATGGGGAAAGTCCAGCAATCCATGTTGTCGAGCCTAAGGGGATGCTTGTTTTAAATTTGGGTagaattaattttgataaaatgtaTTCTGAATTGATAAATGTAGTTGGAATGTGTGTCCAAATTAATTTCaactacaatttttttctttgaaatgcTTGTCTTATCACGTTGAGAGAAATTGAtgaatttctgaagaagttctgGTAACTGGTTTTAACATGTAATTATATCTGTAAAACGTGCTAACTTATTCGCAAAAGTCCATGTTCAAACTCAAGGTAAAGTTTGTAAAATGTTGAGGATGatgaatattttcaatttttaaaatcttgcTTAACTTTTTCACTTTTGGAGTTTATACTCGCTTTCTTTATAATTACGAAGATATTGCtaactactttttttaatttattgattttgacTATGATATCAATTTTTTCCCAGTTAAATCTTTGTAATGATTTTTTGTGATAGATGTCAGTCTATTATTATTAGTTCATCATGTCAATTCGCATGTCGGGGTGCTTAATGGGCTATTGCTCAACCTAACTCCAACTGCACCCTAGCCCCTAGGGTTTTAAATCGAACTCCACtagaatttagaaaaatattagtaGAATCCGCACTATGCCATACCTGCCCCCTTAAATGGTTGAAGTcagacaattaaaattaatctactCTCATAAAGTAATTTCTGTTTACTACTAGGGAACGTTTTGTAGAAAAAAAGTTTGTCTTATTCCGAAAATATAAATTGGGAAAAATATGTTTCGTATGTTTGGTTGacttttaaaaagtaacatTCTTAACGAATGATATTTGGTCAAGTTTTCCATAAAACATTCTGAGGGAAGGAGGCGATATTCTAACTTTCCTGAGTTAAATCATGCGTGGAAacaagttaaatattttaacaacactactctttaatttctataaaaaaatataaatatttttggcaATATTTTTGACAaaccaaataaaatttagtCATTCCTAAGAATCATAATTTCCAGGATTCATGATTTCCAAGAATCATGATTCTTCTGGTGTATGGAAAAAATTCACCGGTATGAAATGTTCTCTTACGCTGTTTCGTTTTGAAGAGAGAAATACAGGGAATAGAAATAAATCGAGAGAAGAGAAATAGGTAAGAAACGGAATTGAATGTTTAGTTGTTTGGTAGAGAGCATAAATAAATGAGAAATAGAGATGCTTGTTTTTTAAAAGTTGTGTAATTTTATTGATTGGATAGGAAGTAAGGAGAGAGATAGAGATGGCTAGAAATAGTGGGTCgcactatttttaaaaattgtttcttcttTATTCCTCCCCACCCAGTGGTTCTTTCTCCACTCAACCGAAGATAGCATTAGTGTTAAACTACTAAAGGAGAGTTAATATAATTGACTTTTAATATGTTGATACGGGCTATAGGAACCCTAAGTCCACACCTGACCTGTCCCATGGCAGAGAGGGTTTAAATTCACCAAACCCTCCCAATGCAGGTGGGGCAAATTGGGCACTCACGGGTCAGGGTTGGTTAGCCATTAACTAAGGTAGGGGTGTAAGACATGAGTGTGCCCTTCCGTGAGCTTTCTTGTTTTACGACCTTGCTACAATATTTTGAAACTATTCTAATTTGATGTGAACAATTGCATACGTTCTTTGATTGATGATAAGGTGAACCGACTTTTGCCTGTTTCTTGCTTTTATATGGAGACATTGGTGGGGTTGATAGAGGTACTTAATTTGCAGGATTGATGAAAACATGGATGATACATTGGCAAACGTAGAGGGGGCTCAAGGGGCTTTATTAAAGTATCTGAACAGCATATCTTCTAATAGGTGGCTGATGATCAAGATTTTCTTTgtattgatattttttcttatggttttcttattttttgtggCATAGTAATCCCGATGACAGAGAAATGAAAACGAGGACACAAATGACGCCTTTCTTACTGGTGATAAGCGTTTtgtatttcattaatatttctTTCTCCAAATCTATATTCATTCCGGCAGATTTTAGCGTAGGACCAAGTTTGTCAAATGTTATACTTGTACGTATCGAGGTTGAGAACTTGGTGCATTGCATATTGtccatttatctttttgtgaaGGATCGTGTTTTTATTAACGTagatatcttatttttattttatatttatcttttaattatagttagtttgatattatttttttttttatattttgagtttagtttatatttgttttattataaataaaggaccatgtatatttaatattaatctcatactatttaatatatatacatataatagaGACTTCATGTCACATTTGttcgtatatttatatttcGAACAAGGAGATTCAGTGATAATGTCTCCGTGAGATCACAGCAAAGATGCTGTAAAATCAGCTTGTATAGCTATACGtagaataatagaaaataacatATCTTGCAATTTCTTTTACAAGTTAGCTTAAGTGGTGATGTCAAACTTTTCTCTTGGTTGTAAATTAATAGGCATTTTGGATGGCTTAATGTACACTGTTAAAACTGTTTACACTTTCTTTGGACAAATATACCATAAATCCCATTCTAGTGTCAGCTGATACATGGACTCACATGCTGAAACGGTTCCAAACACTACCATGAAAGTGTATGAAAGAGTTTAAATGAAGATTGTTTGGATTTAAGAGAAGTAATTGTTTTtaccatatattttttttgtcaaattgcTGTTTAAATGGAGTGATTCTAGTAATATAGGTGTcctaattttataaacttattttttgtattaaactctaaaaacttttataattcttttttttatattaaacttgaATAACAGCATATACAATTAGAACAGTTGTCTCGTATAGTTTCAAttactttttcaaaactttataaaataactttatattatttaagataCTTTAATGAAAAGGGGTTATaagattcaaattttaaatttgtgaacttttatatgatatttgcaATAAAAATGTtgtaatagatttttttatatgtaaatagaaaagtataaagaagtgaaaagtgcgtatataatgaaaataaactaagtatttaatttgttttttattttttttggcctaatttctaatttggttctttaattttattcgaatttataaaaaatatctaattattaattttcttaatttagttctttagtttttaaaaagaattacatttagtcattttttcaatttggtgtTTGTTGGTTTTTGCTTGATCATGAATGTggttaaaaaagaataaatttaagaTTATGGTAAATTGAGAACAGAAATAACAAATGATTAGTTGAAAATCAAAAGATCAACAAGCAGTCAAAAGAATCAAATTTCATGTctttaaaaaactaaatgactaaatttaatgtttttaaagaaattaaatgatttgatatttttaaaaactatagaACTAAATTGGAAAAATCAATAGCTAAAcgtctttattttaatttaaataaatctgGAAAATcaaattaggattttttttaatgtttcatAACTATTTTTCGTTATGGTGGatattgtaataattaaatttctgaATTACATTAActgtttttttataatcatacaAATGTATCAACACAAATGTAATAGAGTGTATATTATTGTTAGTATTATGTAAAGGATATCAACAATACTAATTCATGTTATTCAACTGCATGTTTTCCTCACAATATATTAACAAcgttatgattatttttaatttccctGAATTAAATACGTTAGTATATAATTTCACATATGTTTAAATTcctcaaattaaaaagaagttgATTTTAATCCCTGAAACTGCATAATTGTAGATCATAAATACTAAACTCGTTTTACTCCTTTAAACCTAATGGTTAGTAACTAAAATTTGCTTTTCAATTTGAAGaaacaaacattatttttcttttaactttaagggccaaaatcaaaattattctaactttgaatgaataaaaatataattaaaccttaATAACATTACTGCtattattaatacaaaattatcaataacaTTGTCGgtactaataatatatataactttttcaaTACTAGTGTGTAAATTTGATGctcatgatatatatatatatatatatatatatatatatatatatatatatatatatatatatatatatatatatatatatatatatatattgatatgaTCTAAAATAGtgataatatataatgtaatcCATGTGAAATGTGTGTTATTTTtctatcttaataaaaaatgataaaattattattattataattatataattaaataaatttgtttaattttattgtaaataacttttattatttttgtaggtagttatataattaaaaaaataattaagtttacaAAGACATTCaagtgaaaaaatattaaatttaaagaagcgaccacttaaaaatataattaataaaataattatttaattttaaaaataaatttatttaaaggataacattaagaaacaaacataaacctaaaatagaagaattttagttaaaaaacaAACTCCCGattcataaaataaacatacttttattattttaataatttttatttataaaaaaactatctttaattttaaaacttagaatccatatttttgtcaaataatatagataggaagataatttttttttctattttatttttaataatatttttaaatcataacaTAAATTCACAGTGAAAAtaccaaaatttaaaatgtaaaatatataaaatttgacataataaaaataaaaatagaaaaaaaaaatctgaaaatgaCTTCCATGtagataaaaaacaattatttatattttaagtacaTTAAGGGTACGTGTTTCAAATACTTTATTTtacataatcaatttttttaattacaatgtaactttaatatattgtataataaataatatgtttaattattatagtgttatacaataaataaaattatataaaataaaataattacttaacaAAGTTAAAAAGCTAAAGTAAGACAGTTTGAGTTATAAAGTGAGTCATGTAATTAAGGATTTCGTCTTATAactgggttaaatatgtttttagttcgtAAACTATTGATCATTTCTGgttttagtctctctttcaaaataaggtacaatttggtccttatttttttcgaaactttggttttagtccttgAAAACTAAGaccgttaaaaatgtgctgatGTGTCTAACGTCTTTGTTCACATGTCAGCAAAAAAGCAATTACACGTGGACAAAGACGTTAGACACatcagcacatttttaacgACGTTAGTTTTCGAGAAttattttgaaagagagactaaaaccagaaacgaacaatagtttaaggactaaaaacatatttaaccattcttttatacattttcttatcgattttacctttatttatatatattattttattatttaatcttttaaatttataatttaattgtctataataaaattataaaaattatttgttttatttattatatttttaataattatgataaaaattaacttCCGTTgttatcatattataaaaaagtagaTATATATACACGTAACCAAAATGTATTTGGATATAGAGAAGATTGGTTCTGTAACCACTTTACACTTATGAGTGTTTATTAGTCatcattatataataattatttagaaaaaaaaaagttttcgtgtacataatttttattcttttaaaagatgattttaaattaacatagttattttatcaattctatttagtttatttaattattttttaaattaaaataattatttattattttattccttttgaatgattatttatttaaatttaacagttttcaaaattaagttagttatttacattaaaagaacatacataataataataatacatgttaaaaaaacatattgacCTAGGAGTAATTAACTGCTACTTATCTtataaagaaacatttatttCATCGAGTATCTTATTGATTcgtaagtttaaataaaataaatttaaaaagtcaaaaTTCTATATGAAAAAAGTTAcaagtaatattaaaaaatacaaaagtaaaacaaaattgaaaataaaaaaccctATAAAAGCTCCTTTCTGGGGCGTGTTCCCTTCATTTCGTTATCTTCTTGTATTGTTATAACCCTAGCtcggaagaagaagaagaagaactcgCATTTTTCTTCGTCCTTTGTCTGCGTCTCACTCatcctctctctttctctctatatcttttcttcttctctccaaaCCCTAATCTCCCGATTTCAATTCTCACGGTCTTCGCCCACAGCCAGATCTCTAACTGGCACTCTCTTTTCATcgattaaataacaaaatttggctaaatttcattttcatatcCTAAGCAACTACTAACGTTTTCCGCTATTTTAACATTCCAGAGAGAACTTAGTTTCTTCcgttgctatttttttttttttttttgttgtgattAAGTTACTATTCTGATTTAAATCGACAAACGGAGTCTGAATTTGGAGCGCGTGAGGAAAATTACAGGTGTTAGGGAAATCGCGTGTTGCGTTGTTGAGGAGTGTTTGATCCGAGAAAGAAACAATGGTGGGAGGTGGAAGCCGGAGGGATGAGGGGTCGTTGGTGTTGAACAACACGAACGTGTTTGCGGCGCTGGATactctgaagaagaagaagaagtcgGATAAGGAGAAGACGAAGAGCAAGGGCTCGTCGACCAAATCGCAGGGCCAGGCCACCAAAACGGAAGCCCAGGTGTTTTGGGCCCCTGCACCCTTGAACGCCAAATCTTGGGCCGATGTCGATGACGATGACGATTACTATGCCACCACAGCGCCGCCCCAATCGGGGTGGGGCATTTCTGAAACTCATCACAGCAAGGATGATAAACACGGGAATTTTGAGGTccgattatttatttattgttttgtttattatttatttcactgTGTGGTGTGGATGGATGGATGGATGGAAGCACTTGTGTCGGTTCTCTTGAATTCAATTGGTTGCCTTTGTTGTTACAAGATATACTGGTGTTTAGGTTGTGGATGGTATGGGGGTAGATCACATGCTGAATTTACAATGCGAAAATAGAGTCTGAAACATTTTGTTGTTATCACTAGAATTATTGTGCTAGTTAAATTCTATGTGAATTGAAGagttagaaatcaagtttaggATTTGGAAGCTATGACTGCTAGCTTCCTAGTAAACATGACAAATTACATCTGGGATGTGGAACCAAACATGTTATGTGTATAAAGGTTTTGTTATAATTATGCTTTATCATTGGGTAGAATACATGATTTGGTTCTTTGTGCAATTTAGTTTGTCCTGGATTACTTGTTTCATTTGTTGGAAAAATAGAGATTCTTTGAACTTTGGAATGTATTGCAGGGTTTTTCTTTTTGAGGTCAATGTTAGCATGTAAGTATGCAGTGCTGTGTGTGTATATGTTTGCGTTGTATTGTTTATGCATGAATGGATCTGGTCCAGATTTGGTGCTTTATAGTTCATAAGATTTCTGATTACAGGATAGTGAGAGTGAGGAAGATATTTTGGATGAAGGGGATGATGAGGTGGAGGACGAGCATGATCATGAACAAGAAGAATCGGTGAAATCTGAACCTGAAGTTAAGAAGGATGCTGAAGCTTCTGCGCCTCCACCAAAGGAGGCAGAAAGACAGCTCTctaaaaaagaaaggaagaagaaggaacttgcaGAGCTTGAGGCTCTTCTAGCTGATTTTGGAGTAGCACCAAAGCAAAGTAATGACGGTCAAGACGAGTCACAAGGTAAATGTGTATACTGCATGCCAAATGGTTTTCAAGATTATAGTTTACGTTTTTTGTTTAAGCAATTTGCATTCACAGCTTTTTCTATTTAACTACAAAAAGACAACTTTTTATTCAAAcctctttaatatatatttatttatttatctgagaaaaataaattttatgtgcGTGTTACGATATAAGTACTGAAGGCtgcttattttttatgaatcttGCTCGACTAAGATTTTCCGAAATCGCATTGGCAGGTGGTCCTCAGGATAAGAAAGGTGTTGAGACTGATGGAGATGGAGAAAAGAAGGAAACCAATGTAGAGTCCAAAACttccaagaagaagaagaagaaggataaATCTTCCAAGGAAGCGAAAGAATCTCAAGATCAACCCAACAGTTCAGACACAAACAATGGGCCTGATTTGGCCTCGGGCACTGATAATGTGGAGGAGGATACATCTACCGTTGATGTGAAAGAGCGTCTTAAGAAAGTTGCTTctacaaagaagaagaaatctaGTAAAGAAATGGATGGTGCTGCACGAGCTGCTGCTCAGGAGGCTGCTGCAAGGAGTGCAAGGCTTGCTGCTgcgaagaaaaaagaaaagaaccaTTATAACCAACAGCCTGTGCGGTAAAAGAACCCTGCTCCTTAACATCAATACAGGAATTTGTATTTCTTGTTCATATGATGATGCCGAATAAACTGTGGGCTCTAGGCTCTGGTGAGAGTGGTCATGACTCTAGTCGTATTCCAGTGGACCTGGGAaattttcatctagttttttCTTTTGGGGGGAAATTAGTGTTGTTCAGTTGTTCTGGACTTGCTATTTTGGCACAGAAAATTTTAGCTTTAAATATTACCTGAACTACATTGTTGTGTATTGTAGTTCTTGTATGTCCTTGTGTCTGATCAGTGGTGAATTAGTTATGACTGCGaagtttatcttttattatatagaAAGTGCTGTGTTGTTTTATAGAGGCTATTTAACCCCATCAAATCGATCTAATTTGTTTAGGTCCTGTTTTGGGTTCAATAAGAATAGTAGTGGAGAATGTGTTGTCTTAGCCACCGATTAAACTGAGGTGTCAAAATTAGAATAGAATGTAGTTGGTGCAAAAAGCTTGAAGGTTTGTACTCATTAGATGGTGATGCGTTGCATTAAGTTGTAAGCTAAGCTTGGGTGGAGTGATTTGATTTCTTTCATCTAGGGTTCTCTTCCATTCAGGGCATTTTGGATTTTATAATCCTAAAGTGTTTTCCCCATAAATACCATATCAGTAACAACTTGTACCAGAACAAGCTATTTAGACCTGTACTTAGTAATCAAGCTTGATttcaactaatttattttacgTTTTACTTTGACTAAGGTTAATTTCAGATCTATGAAcacattaaaaaatagtttgatatatattatgtaaatgATGTATCGTTGTATATCATAAGTTATTATAGTAAAATTCTAAACCTAGGATGTACTTTGACGAAATTAAAtcttcaattaaataatatatcacaTAAACAATTTAGCATTAATAGAAAATGAAGTACCAACTCGTGCATTACTCGTAAGTGataatttatttctatatttttattgaatgaaattGAAGTGAAATTAATGAGATGACGACAGACCCTTTTAGATACGAGTTTTCGGTTACCAATAACATGTTTTTCGGACTGAggcgtagttcctttcctctaaattttcatacaaaagaaaaacattgttAGATAATTTGCTTTATTGTACTTTTAAGAAGATAATATTCAAAACTTATATTTTCCATTGTTAAAGAagacaccttgaatacaaaaaaatgttgaattatgtaaaaaatttgtttttatcacAAAATCAAGTAATACCGTTTTTATTTGTCACGTACAAGTATACATATGACTTACTATTCTACTTAATTAAACATCctatgaataaatataaataaacttcaTACTTATATGTAGTATTAGAAGAATACAAATCAAGGTCTGgtagttaaaatatatttatattttattgtgtttgttACTagctttcaataattaattttctactaTAAGAAACTACATATGAACAGGGAAACATTTAGAAAGATGAACCATATCACTA
This Vigna angularis cultivar LongXiaoDou No.4 chromosome 4, ASM1680809v1, whole genome shotgun sequence DNA region includes the following protein-coding sequences:
- the LOC108331963 gene encoding syntaxin-32 isoform X2 — translated: MHSKSAQSSFRDRTLEFHSIAERLKKSGSAPNGQSSNSSRLEEQRSAITNQSEFNRRASKIGFGIHQTSQKLAKLAKLAKRTSVFDDPTMEIQELTGVIKQDITALNSAVVDLQLLCNSRNTNGNASTDTTMHSTTVVDDLKTRLMGATKEFKDVLTMRTENLKGHENRRQLFSASGSKDSANPFVRQRPLATRSAASSSNAPAPPWASGSSSSQLFAKKQVDGESQPLLQQQQQEVAPLQDSYMQSRAEALQNVESTIHELSNIFNQLATLVSQQGEVAIRIDENMDDTLANVEGAQGALLKYLNSISSNRWLMIKIFFVLIFFLMVFLFFVA
- the LOC108331963 gene encoding syntaxin-32 isoform X1, whose protein sequence is MHSKSAQSSFRDRTLEFHSIAERLKKSGSAPNGQSSNSSRLEEQRSAITNQSEFNRRASKIGFGIHQTSQKLAKLAKLAKRTSVFDDPTMEIQELTGVIKQDITALNSAVVDLQLLCNSRNTNGNASTDTTMHSTTVVDDLKTRLMGATKEFKDVLTMRTENLKGHENRRQLFSASGSKDSANPFVRQRPLATRSAASSSNAPAPPWASGSSSSQLFAKKQVDGESQPLLQQQQQEVAPLQDSYMQSRAEALQNVESTIHELSNIFNQLATLVSQQGEVAIRKNDEQKSRNGESPAIHVVEPKGMLVLNLGRINFDKMYSELINVVGMCVQINFNYNFFL
- the LOC108331975 gene encoding histone chaperone RTT106, whose protein sequence is MVGGGSRRDEGSLVLNNTNVFAALDTLKKKKKSDKEKTKSKGSSTKSQGQATKTEAQVFWAPAPLNAKSWADVDDDDDYYATTAPPQSGWGISETHHSKDDKHGNFEDSESEEDILDEGDDEVEDEHDHEQEESVKSEPEVKKDAEASAPPPKEAERQLSKKERKKKELAELEALLADFGVAPKQSNDGQDESQGGPQDKKGVETDGDGEKKETNVESKTSKKKKKKDKSSKEAKESQDQPNSSDTNNGPDLASGTDNVEEDTSTVDVKERLKKVASTKKKKSSKEMDGAARAAAQEAAARSARLAAAKKKEKNHYNQQPVR